One window of the Streptomyces sp. ITFR-21 genome contains the following:
- the ddaH gene encoding dimethylargininase translates to MRIATPRRYLMCPPAHFRVTYSINPWMDPTKPVDAALALFQWEDLRDRYRALGHTVEVLEPLPGLPDMVFAANGATVVDGRVLGARFANPERTAEAPAHLAWFRAHGFTGVREPEHVNEAEGDFAVTASWLLAGRGFRSSPLAHAEAQEFFGRPVIGLELTDPRFYHLDTALAVLDDARDEIMYYPGAFSPGSRAVLARLFPDALLATAEDAAALGLNAVSDARHVLLPRAATGLHEPLRSRGFEPVPVDLSELHKAGGSVKCCTQELRPPT, encoded by the coding sequence TTGCGCATCGCCACACCCCGCCGGTACCTGATGTGCCCGCCGGCGCACTTCCGCGTGACGTACTCGATCAATCCGTGGATGGACCCGACCAAACCGGTGGACGCGGCGCTCGCGCTGTTCCAGTGGGAGGACCTGCGGGACCGGTACCGGGCGCTCGGCCACACCGTGGAGGTGCTGGAGCCGCTGCCGGGGCTGCCGGACATGGTGTTCGCGGCGAACGGCGCGACGGTGGTGGACGGCCGGGTGCTGGGCGCGCGCTTCGCCAACCCCGAGCGGACCGCGGAGGCGCCCGCGCACCTGGCGTGGTTCCGGGCGCACGGCTTCACCGGGGTGCGGGAGCCGGAGCACGTCAACGAGGCGGAGGGGGACTTCGCGGTCACCGCGTCCTGGCTGCTGGCCGGGCGGGGCTTCCGCAGCAGTCCGCTCGCCCACGCCGAGGCGCAGGAGTTCTTCGGGCGGCCGGTGATCGGTCTGGAGCTGACCGACCCGCGCTTCTACCATCTGGACACCGCGCTGGCCGTCCTGGACGACGCGCGCGACGAGATCATGTACTACCCCGGCGCCTTCTCCCCCGGCAGCCGCGCGGTCCTCGCCCGGCTCTTCCCCGACGCGCTCCTCGCCACGGCCGAGGACGCCGCCGCCCTCGGCCTCAACGCGGTCAGCGACGCCCGCCACGTCCTCCTCCCGCGCGCCGCCACGGGCCTCCACGAGCCGTTGCGCTCCCGCGGCTTCGAGCCGGTCCCGGTCGATCTGTCCGAACTTCACAAGGCGGGCGGCAGCGTCAAATGCTGCACCCAGGAACTCCGCCCACCCACCTGA
- a CDS encoding phytoene desaturase family protein — MPQHAGYDVVIVGGGHNGLVAAAHLGRAGRRVLVLERLDRTGGAAVSARAFGGVDARLSRYSYLVSLLPRKIVDDLGLRFAVRRRRISSYSPRGGSGLLVDSGDAGRTREQFVRLTGSDRDFEAWQRFYGMTRHVAERVFPTLTGPLPTRAELERRIDDPAAWEALFERPIGETVEREFTDDLVRGVVLTDALIGTFTHAHDPSLRQNRCFLYHVIGGGTGDWDVPVGGMGAFTDALADAARAAGVEIVTGAEVTAIATDGVRAEVAYGEGRTVGARHVLVNASPYALAGLLGGRPPARPEGAQLKVNMLLRRLPRLRDGGVDPREAFAGTFHVAESYRQLQTAYEQAAAGRLPDAPPSEIYCHSLTDPSVLSPELAAQGTHTLTLFGLHTPARLFAQDPEGAKAALLKATLAQLDAVLAEPIADCLALDADGRPCLEAKSPVDLEREVGLPGGHIFHRDLSWPYAARSGPDTDGGAPDGARPDGGAAAGTAPGTAADASAGSAAGGGNEVIGATGRWGVGTGYANVYLCGAGAVRGGGVSGVPGHNAAMAVLEKA; from the coding sequence ATGCCGCAGCACGCGGGGTATGACGTCGTGATCGTGGGCGGGGGGCACAACGGGCTGGTGGCCGCCGCGCATCTGGGGCGGGCCGGGCGGCGGGTGCTGGTGCTGGAGCGGCTGGACCGGACCGGTGGGGCCGCGGTGTCGGCGCGGGCGTTCGGCGGGGTGGACGCGCGGCTGTCGCGGTACTCGTACCTGGTGAGCCTGCTGCCCCGGAAGATCGTGGACGACCTGGGGCTGCGGTTCGCGGTGCGGCGCCGGCGCATCTCCTCGTACAGCCCGCGGGGCGGGAGCGGGCTGCTGGTGGACTCCGGGGACGCCGGCCGGACCCGGGAACAGTTCGTCCGGCTCACCGGCTCGGACCGGGACTTCGAGGCGTGGCAGCGCTTCTACGGCATGACCCGGCACGTCGCGGAACGGGTCTTCCCGACACTGACCGGCCCGCTGCCGACCCGGGCCGAACTGGAGCGCCGGATCGACGACCCGGCTGCCTGGGAGGCGCTGTTCGAGCGGCCGATCGGCGAGACCGTGGAGCGGGAGTTCACCGACGACCTGGTCCGCGGCGTGGTCCTCACCGACGCGCTGATCGGCACCTTCACGCACGCCCACGACCCGTCACTGCGGCAGAACCGCTGCTTCCTCTACCACGTGATCGGCGGCGGCACCGGCGACTGGGACGTGCCGGTCGGCGGGATGGGCGCCTTCACCGACGCGCTGGCGGACGCGGCCCGCGCGGCCGGTGTCGAAATCGTCACCGGGGCCGAGGTGACCGCGATCGCGACCGACGGGGTACGGGCGGAGGTGGCGTACGGCGAGGGCCGTACCGTCGGCGCCCGGCACGTGCTGGTCAACGCGTCCCCGTACGCGCTGGCCGGGCTGCTCGGCGGGCGGCCGCCGGCCCGCCCGGAGGGCGCCCAGCTGAAGGTCAACATGCTGCTGCGGCGGCTGCCGAGGCTGCGGGACGGGGGTGTGGACCCCCGGGAGGCGTTCGCCGGCACCTTCCACGTCGCCGAGTCGTACCGGCAGTTGCAGACCGCGTACGAGCAGGCCGCCGCGGGCCGGCTGCCGGACGCGCCGCCGTCGGAGATCTACTGCCACAGCCTGACCGACCCGTCGGTCCTCTCCCCCGAGCTGGCCGCGCAGGGCACGCACACCCTGACGCTGTTCGGGCTGCACACGCCCGCCCGGCTCTTCGCACAGGACCCGGAGGGCGCCAAGGCCGCGCTGCTGAAGGCGACGCTGGCGCAGCTGGACGCGGTGCTGGCCGAGCCGATCGCGGACTGCCTTGCGCTGGACGCGGACGGGCGGCCGTGCCTGGAGGCGAAGTCCCCGGTGGACCTGGAGCGCGAGGTGGGCCTGCCCGGCGGCCACATCTTCCACCGCGACCTCAGCTGGCCGTACGCGGCGCGGTCGGGACCGGACACGGACGGCGGCGCGCCGGACGGCGCCCGGCCCGACGGCGGCGCCGCGGCCGGCACCGCACCCGGTACGGCCGCCGACGCCTCGGCCGGTTCCGCGGCCGGTGGCGGGAATGAAGTGATCGGCGCCACCGGTCGCTGGGGAGTCGGCACGGGGTATGCGAACGTCTACCTCTGCGGCGCGGGCGCGGTCCGCGGCGGCGGAGTCAGCGGTGTCCCGGGGCACAACGCGGCGATGGCGGTACTGGAGAAGGCATGA
- the corA gene encoding magnesium/cobalt transporter CorA codes for MMTHRPRIIHHRDGTRRSIGRQWLRGGSKWHTLTAGDLPGQRRGTADVVVDCAVYEDGCRVASIPPQEALAEARKRPGGFAWIGLHQPEYEHLAEIAEVFGLHPLAVEDAVRAHQRPKLERYGDTLFLVLKTIVFVEHEKLTATSEVVDTGELMIFLGADFVVVVRHGSAPGLTRVRRALESRPEMLGHGPAAVLHAITDQVVDDYLDVVDEVERDVDELESDVFSANHDDDAERIYQLKRELIEFKRAVHPMARPLQRLSEESDALIGAEIGRYFRDVADHLAHVRERLTGYGELVDGLLAANLSQLAVQQNVDMRRISAAAAILAIPTMIAGFYGMNFEHMPELRWTFGYPLMLGVTATLSALCYRAFRRYGWL; via the coding sequence ATGATGACCCACAGACCCAGGATCATTCACCACAGGGACGGCACCCGCCGCTCGATCGGCCGTCAGTGGCTGCGCGGCGGCAGCAAGTGGCACACCCTCACCGCGGGCGACCTGCCCGGACAGCGCCGGGGCACCGCCGACGTGGTGGTGGACTGCGCGGTGTACGAGGACGGCTGCCGGGTGGCGTCGATCCCGCCGCAGGAGGCGCTGGCGGAGGCCAGGAAGCGGCCGGGCGGCTTCGCCTGGATCGGGCTGCACCAGCCGGAGTACGAGCACCTCGCCGAGATCGCCGAGGTGTTCGGGCTGCATCCGCTGGCGGTGGAGGACGCGGTGCGGGCGCATCAGCGGCCGAAGCTGGAGCGGTACGGCGACACGCTGTTCCTGGTGCTGAAGACGATTGTCTTCGTCGAGCACGAGAAGCTCACCGCGACCAGCGAGGTGGTCGACACCGGTGAGCTGATGATCTTCCTGGGCGCCGACTTCGTGGTGGTGGTACGGCACGGCAGCGCGCCCGGCCTGACCCGGGTCCGGCGGGCCCTGGAGAGCCGCCCGGAGATGCTCGGGCACGGCCCGGCCGCGGTGCTGCACGCGATCACCGACCAGGTGGTGGACGACTACCTCGACGTCGTCGACGAGGTGGAACGCGACGTGGACGAGCTGGAGTCCGACGTGTTCTCCGCCAACCACGACGACGACGCGGAGCGGATCTACCAGCTCAAGCGGGAGCTGATCGAGTTCAAGCGGGCGGTGCACCCGATGGCCCGCCCGCTCCAGCGGCTGAGCGAGGAGAGCGACGCGCTGATCGGTGCCGAGATCGGCCGCTACTTCCGCGACGTGGCGGACCACCTGGCGCACGTCCGGGAGCGGCTGACCGGCTACGGCGAGCTGGTGGACGGCCTGCTGGCGGCCAATCTCAGCCAATTGGCGGTGCAGCAGAACGTGGACATGCGGCGGATCAGCGCGGCGGCGGCGATCCTGGCCATCCCCACCATGATCGCCGGGTTCTACGGCATGAACTTCGAGCACATGCCGGAGCTGCGCTGGACCTTCGGCTACCCGCTGATGCTCGGGGTCACGGCGACCCTGTCGGCGCTGTGCTACCGGGCCTTCCGCCGCTACGGCTGGCTCTGA
- a CDS encoding small ribosomal subunit Rsm22 family protein: MPTVPLPDDLRDALTDRLRATVPSRAWPQVERLIENYRGTTPTAAPVLRDAADAAAYAAYRMPATYAAVRAALEALREQAGAWTPATHLDLGGGTGAATWAVAGTWADAPAPHTSTVLDWSQAALDLGRDLARLAELPAVRDAAWTRAPLGGTPRLPAADLVTVSYVVGELTAADRGALVDAAAAATRGALVIAEPGTPDGYARIVEARARLVAAGLTVLAPCPHDAACPVTGTDWCHFAARVPRTSLHRRIKGGTLPYEDEKFSYVAAVRPAAVPAVPAANRVVRHPQIRKGQVLLDLCTRDGALTRATVTKRHGADYRVARDTDWGDPWPPPATAPDGGQRPEPAPQSQP, translated from the coding sequence GTGCCCACCGTGCCTCTCCCCGACGACCTGCGCGACGCGCTCACCGACCGGCTGCGGGCCACCGTGCCCAGCCGGGCCTGGCCCCAGGTCGAGCGACTGATCGAGAACTACCGGGGTACGACCCCGACCGCCGCGCCCGTCCTGCGGGACGCGGCCGACGCCGCCGCCTACGCCGCGTACCGGATGCCCGCCACCTACGCCGCCGTCCGGGCCGCGCTGGAGGCGCTGCGGGAGCAGGCCGGCGCGTGGACGCCCGCCACCCATCTGGACCTGGGCGGCGGCACCGGCGCGGCCACCTGGGCGGTGGCCGGGACCTGGGCCGACGCGCCGGCACCGCACACCAGCACCGTCCTGGACTGGTCGCAGGCCGCCCTCGACCTCGGCCGGGACCTCGCCCGGCTCGCCGAACTGCCCGCCGTACGCGACGCCGCGTGGACCAGGGCACCGCTCGGCGGCACCCCCCGGCTGCCGGCCGCCGACCTGGTCACCGTCTCGTACGTGGTCGGCGAGCTCACCGCGGCCGACCGCGGCGCACTGGTCGACGCCGCTGCCGCCGCCACCCGCGGCGCGCTGGTGATCGCCGAACCCGGTACCCCCGACGGCTACGCCCGGATCGTCGAGGCCCGCGCCCGGCTCGTCGCGGCCGGCCTGACCGTCCTCGCGCCCTGCCCGCACGACGCGGCCTGCCCGGTCACCGGTACCGACTGGTGCCACTTCGCCGCCCGCGTGCCGCGCACCTCGCTGCACCGGCGGATCAAGGGCGGCACGCTGCCCTACGAGGACGAGAAGTTCTCCTACGTGGCCGCGGTCCGCCCCGCCGCCGTCCCCGCCGTCCCCGCCGCGAACCGCGTCGTACGCCACCCGCAGATCCGCAAGGGCCAGGTCCTGCTCGACCTGTGCACCCGCGACGGCGCCCTGACCCGCGCCACCGTCACCAAACGGCACGGCGCCGACTACCGCGTGGCCAGGGACACCGACTGGGGCGACCCCTGGCCGCCGCCCGCGACCGCGCCGGACGGCGGCCAGCGGCCGGAGCCAGCGCCTCAGAGCCAGCCGTAG
- a CDS encoding sugar transferase, protein MPGDYRRRRRHGKHSVRGAHSTYRDKAAWYRPLALAVDVLGIGVPAFLVLRHTGQPHPLGCALVAASLWTAVRAARRRYAADVLGETRGVLAALSDWVVLLGALAMVRTACGEIVAPLLAVAGVASGPLLTMVASNLTQRHLISERRSAQAVRRVLVIGEPSTADHVVGHLAGRTDHAYVVVGVVPVGNARLECGAPVTARLGSVDPQNITADAATVLAAAREHHAELVLVSPGPRLSADRLRRLCWALHDAKVPVAILPGLIDVAVRRVQLDAPGGLAVLHVAPPLNRGFQVGLKAVVDRVGAAFGLLALAPLFGVVALAIRCTSPGPVFYKQTRYGQNCTPFMMYKFRTMVADADARKADLERTGANENDGLMFKMRRDPRVTRVGGALRRYSLDELPQLVNVLRGEMSLVGPRPPLPDEVARYDKVEVRRLAVKPGITGLWQVSGRSDLSWDETVTLDLRYVDNWSFTTDVDVMARTLRAVVDGRGAY, encoded by the coding sequence GTGCCCGGCGACTACCGCAGGCGCCGGCGGCACGGCAAGCACAGTGTGCGCGGCGCGCACAGCACGTACCGCGACAAGGCGGCCTGGTACCGGCCGCTCGCCCTCGCGGTGGACGTCCTCGGGATCGGCGTCCCCGCTTTTCTGGTCCTGCGCCACACCGGCCAGCCGCACCCGCTCGGGTGCGCCCTGGTCGCCGCGTCCCTGTGGACGGCCGTCCGCGCGGCACGGCGCCGGTACGCGGCCGACGTACTGGGGGAGACCCGCGGCGTCCTCGCGGCGCTCTCCGACTGGGTGGTGCTGCTCGGGGCGCTGGCCATGGTCCGCACCGCCTGCGGTGAGATCGTCGCACCGCTGCTGGCCGTCGCCGGCGTGGCCTCCGGGCCGCTGCTGACGATGGTCGCCAGCAACCTGACCCAGCGCCACCTCATCTCGGAGCGCCGCTCCGCGCAGGCGGTCCGCAGGGTCCTGGTCATCGGTGAACCGAGCACCGCCGACCACGTGGTGGGACACCTGGCGGGCCGCACCGACCACGCGTACGTGGTGGTCGGGGTGGTTCCGGTGGGCAACGCCCGGCTGGAGTGCGGGGCTCCGGTCACCGCGCGGCTCGGCTCGGTCGACCCGCAGAACATCACCGCGGACGCGGCCACCGTACTGGCCGCCGCCCGCGAGCACCACGCCGAACTGGTCCTGGTCTCGCCCGGCCCGCGGCTGTCCGCGGACCGGCTGCGCCGGCTGTGCTGGGCGCTGCACGACGCGAAAGTGCCGGTGGCGATCCTGCCGGGCCTGATCGACGTGGCGGTGCGCCGGGTGCAGCTGGACGCGCCCGGCGGGCTGGCCGTGCTGCACGTCGCCCCGCCGCTGAACCGCGGCTTCCAGGTGGGGCTGAAGGCCGTGGTGGACCGGGTGGGCGCGGCCTTCGGGCTGCTCGCGCTGGCCCCGCTGTTCGGCGTGGTGGCGCTGGCCATCCGGTGCACCTCGCCGGGGCCGGTGTTCTACAAGCAGACCCGGTACGGGCAGAACTGCACGCCGTTCATGATGTACAAGTTCCGCACGATGGTCGCCGACGCGGACGCCCGCAAGGCGGATCTGGAGCGCACGGGCGCCAACGAGAACGACGGCCTGATGTTCAAGATGCGCCGCGACCCCCGGGTGACCCGGGTCGGCGGGGCGCTGCGCCGCTACTCGCTCGACGAACTCCCGCAGCTGGTCAACGTGCTGCGGGGCGAGATGTCGCTCGTCGGTCCGCGTCCGCCGCTGCCCGACGAGGTGGCGCGCTACGACAAGGTCGAGGTGCGGCGGCTCGCCGTCAAGCCCGGCATCACCGGGCTGTGGCAGGTCAGCGGACGCAGTGACCTGTCGTGGGACGAGACCGTCACGCTGGACCTGCGGTACGTCGACAACTGGTCGTTCACCACGGACGTCGACGTGATGGCCCGCACCCTGCGGGCCGTCGTCGACGGACGCGGCGCGTACTGA